The sequence below is a genomic window from Lepus europaeus isolate LE1 chromosome 20, mLepTim1.pri, whole genome shotgun sequence.
taggaggcacccgggttctagccccTGACACCGGGAGCCCCTCCCCACAGTCGAGGTCCAGGCGTTTGGGGAGGGAGCTAGGGCATCTGTGTGTGCCTGTAAGAAAGGCAGGAAGGGCGGTGTGTCACGGTTACAATGCTGACGCACTGAAGAGTTTTTCTGGGGGAGCGAGGCGGCCCCCAGGGGCCCACCGTCACCCCGCCCCCTTATGTAACCCAGCTGTCAATCTGGCGCCCCGACGCTCAGCCCTGCCAGTGACCCCACCTGCCACCGGCCCAAAGGGAAACCGGGATTTGGCTCACTACGCAGCTTCCAGACAAATCCGTAGGGGAACCCTCGCCATCTCGTAGCTCTGgagcccccggcccagccccactaGGGGTCTGCGTGGGAGCGAGGACGCCTTGACGcagggcctgggcggggcgggggttgCGGGCAAGGTGGCGGCGGGGGACTCCCCATTGCTGCAACCCACGCGCGTCCAGGCCCAGCCGCGGGGTGGGGGCGTGCTCGGGACCCCGGTGCGCCGCAGCTGCAACCCCCGTGGTCGCGCAGGCTGCGGGAGAGCCAGATCCCGAcactgcccccgcccccggcgcgcGTCCCAACGCCCTGGGCCCGGGGCGGGACCAGGGGGCGGAGCGGGCCGGTGACCGGGCGTGACGCGCGCTCCGCCCGCGCATATAGAGGCGCCGGGGGCGCTGGGACTGAGCTTCGCCTCTGCCACCGTCGCAGCCGCCGCAGCAGCGCCCCGCGTCCGCGCCCCTGCAGCCGCCGCGCCCAGCATCCGCGCCACCGCCATGCGGGAGATCGTGCACCTGCAAGCCGGCCAGTGCGGCAACCAGATCGGTGCCAAGGTGcgcggggccgggctgggctcctgcagctgtCCGGAGCCCCTCTGCTCGTGGCCTTTGGGGACCCGGGTGCCCCCGGGGGCCGGGGAGCAGCGCCCCAGGGATGGTGGGGGATGGGGCGCTGGGGACCGAGCCCGGCTGGAAACAAAGGCTCGGacgggggatgggggtggggcccagcctGCGGTCCGCCGGCCACAGCTGGCTTCACAGCTGGCCGCTGTCCCCTGCAGGCGCACAAAgagaccccgcccctcccccacgccgcAGCCGGGGTGCGCGGGTGCCGaccgcgccgccccgcccccaccgccgcCTTCTTGCTGCCTCATCTCCACCATCCCTGTCGGTCCTCAAGTCACCTGCCTGAGGGACAGGTGGCGGCTCCGGGGCTCTCGAGGCAGGGGTCCTGGGCCTGGCCGCCAGCTCTTGGCCTctcccaaccctcccctccccctcggctctctttctctccagttttgggaggtgattagcgATGAGCACGGGATCGACCCCACCGGCACCTACCACGGGGACAGCGACCTGCAGCTGGAAAGGATCAATGTCTACTACAACGAGGCCACAGGTACATTCCCCAGAGCCCCGGGCCGGAGCGGGGGCGGGCAGGGCCGAGGAGGGGCCGCCCGGCTGCCCACCATCTGTTTCCCCGCAGGGGGCAATTATGTTCCCAGAGCCGTGCTGGTGGACCTGGAACCCGGCACCATGGACTCCGTCCGCTCCGGCCCCTTTGGCCAGATCTTCCGGCCTGACAACTTCGTGTTTGGTGAGTCCCTGGCGTGACACAATGGGAGCCCCCTCGCTTCCTGAAAATTCTCTTCCCAGCGCCAGGGAGTCAGCTGTGACCAGAGGGCCCCAGTCCCCCGCCAGCCGCCATGGGAGCCCTGAGGGGGCATTGGTACAGCAGAGAGTCCAGGGAAggcctcctggaggaggaggcattGTATTAATTTGTTTCAGAAGCggaagacaggcaggcagagagagagaggtccccatcctctggttcacccccaaatgcctgcaatggctggggctggactgaggCCAGAGCCACGAGCTAGAAACTCCAGCTCGGTCCCCGTCACCCAAGCCATCACTGCTCCTACCACCCgtggtctgcactggcaggaagtagGAGCCAAccatggcactgtggtgtgggggCCAcgggtgtcctaaccactaggctgaacgcCCCCAGGAGGCGACATTTCCATTCAGCGACCTGGACCGGAGCCGGACGCCTGGCTGCAAATGGCAGCTCTGCTACTTGATGCCTTTGATAAACAATTAGTGAGCACCTACTGCATACAGGTGCGGGGGTCACGTTCCAGCGGctgcccccttccccctccccagtgGAGGAGACAGATCGAAGCTAGCCACGGATCCAGCCAGCAGGGGGCTTCACCTTCTTATGCCTCTTTCAATTAGGGGTCATTAAAACGCAGGCTGCCCAGGACCACGGGGCTTCAAGCTGCTCACGTGGCCAGAGGGCACAGCACCTGTCAGAGGGGCACGGGACTAAGCCATCGCCGCCGTCAGTGTCAGCAGTGGTGCCAATGTGACACATAGGATGTGGCCTGGCCAAGGGACGTAGAGGGGAGGGAAGGTGTGAAAGTCAGGGGGGCAGCGCAGGCACAGACAGCAGGCACCCGCCACCCTTCCAGGAGAACTCGCGACACCCCGGCCCCCAGTCTGCTGTGTGAGCTTGGGCCAGCGGCTGTCCCTCTCTGGTCTAAAGGCACACACGGgccctcaggcagcagctttgcaaAGGCTTTGCCCAATGGGCTGACCACGGGCCACGAGATTCCGTGGCCTCTGGAAGGCAGGGGACTGGGGAGGAGGCCCAAGTGTGGACTCAGGAGCCATGTCCCCCGGTGCAGATCCCGGCCACCCCATCTGCTCGCTGTGTGACTTCCCACATGTAACCGAACCCCTCTGTGCCTCCTCCGCTGTAGAGTAGAAGAATTTACACATAGCTCAGAGAGCTGGGGCAAAGCTCCAGAGATACGGGGCATGTGCAACACTTAGACGTTCGAGGCATCCGAAGGGAGAaagcgcctactgtgtgcccgACACAGCGGCGACCGAGGCAAAGCCCTCGTGCCACAGGAAGCTACGTTCTAGTGGGGACAGACCCAAGCAGAAGGATACAGGAACGGGTACATATAGGAGGTTAGGTAGAGACAGGTGCCACACAGAACAAAGTAAAGTTAGGGTGTGGAGAACGGGGGGAAGGTTAGGTAGAGACAGGTGCCACACAGAACAAAGTAAAGTTAGGGTGTGGAGAACGGGGGGGGGAGGTTAGGTAGAGACAGGTGCCACACAGGACAAAGTAAAGTTAGGGTGTGGAGAACGGGGGGGAGGGTACGTTATAGATGGGGGCCAGTCAGATGGCATCTCTGAGGCTGAGACGGGAGCCACATGACACCTGGCAAGAAAGAATTCTGGGCAGCAGAAACAGCCCGTGCAAAGGTCCCGAGGCAGGGCTGGACCTCATGTTTCCAAGGAGCAGCCGGAGGCTTGTATGCAGGggatggggggaggagagggcccAGGTCACAGATAAAACTGGGGTAAGCAGGGAGGGAGCCTTGGAGGGGTGTGGGCAGAGAGGGGACCAGACTCAGGTGCTCACAGGTGCCCTCTAGTGGCTGCTGCGGGGAGGGCAGGCTGCGGGAGGCTCCCTGTGCTCACAGAGCCCACGCAGAAAAGAAATATTCGCCGTGGACCGCGATAGCAGCCCATACCCTAACACTGACCCTTGGCCTGCTGCAGTTTGCATTCCACAGTAAGATTAGAAAGAATAAACAAGACTCATGAGAAAACGCAGGCTTGTCCGTGCTACAGAGATAAATCAAGCCAGGAAGAGGGAAGTAAGAGGACTTACAGCTGTGGGCGTGGAGAGCCCGGCTGGGGCTGAGGACGccctggaggaggtgaggggggagcCTGGGGCGTCCTGGGGGAGGAGCGCCCCAGGCCGGGGGCACAGCCGgtgcagagcccccccccccaggcaggaGGAGCTTGGCAtgtgggaggggcagctctgctggtGTGGTCTGGACAgagtgagtgggggaggggcaggtccaGCAGAGCCTggttggctggggtgggggccggcgGTCGGGCTTTGGGTGAAAAGTGGACAAGCTGATCGGATTCGGAGCAGAGTCGGGACCTGATTCGGTCCAGGTTCTGCTTGGATTCTCCCggccagcaggtgatgggtaGCTTTTACTACTAATTATCATTATTCTTCCAGGGTGGCAGGCAGGGTTGAGGGCGGGGGTGGCGGGTAGCTACCCATAACGGCCCGTgcgtcccctcccttccccacctctccccccacccatcaGGCCAATCCGGAGCCGGCAACAACTGGGCCAAGGGCCACTACACGGAGGGCGCTGAGCTGGTGGACGCCGTCTTGGACGTGGTGCGGAAGGAGGCCGAGAGCTGCGACTGCCTGCAGGGCTTCCAGCTGACCCACTCGCTGGGCGGCGGCACGGGCTCGGGCATGGGCACCCTGCTCATCAGCAAGATCCGCGAGGAGTTCCCAGACCGCATCATGAACACCTTCAGCGTGGTGCCCTCGCCCAAGGTGTCGGACACCGTGGTGGAGCCCTACAACGCCACGCTGTCCGTGCACCAGCTGGTGGAGAACACCGATGAGACCTACTGCATCGACAACGAGGCCCTGTACGACATCTGCTTCCGCACCCTCAAGCTCACCACGCCCACCTATGGCGACCTCAACCACCTGGTGTCGGCCACCATGAGCGGGGTCACCACCTGCCTGCGCTTCCCCGGCCAGCTCAACGCCGACCTGCGCAAGCTGGCCGTGAACATGGTGCCCTTCCCGCGCCTGCACTTCTTCATGCCGGGCTTTGCGCCCctcaccagccgcggcagccagcAGTACCGCGCGCTCACCGTGCCCGAGCTCACCCAGCAGATGTTCGACGCCAAGAACATGATGGCCGCCTGCGACCCGCGCCACGGCCGCTACCTGACGGTGGCCGCCGTGTTCCGCGGCCGCATGTCCATGAAGGAGGTGGACGAGCAGATGCTGAGCGTGCAGAGCAAGAACAGCAGCTACTTCGTCGAGTGGATCCCCAACAACGTCAAGACGGCCGTGTGCGACATCCCGCCGCGCGGCCTGAAGATGGCCGCGACCTTCATCGGCAACAGCACGGCCATCCAGGAGCTGTTCAAGCGCATCTCGGAGCAGTTCACGGCCATGTTCCGGCGCAAGGCCTTCCTGCACTGGTACACGGGCGAGGGCATGGACGAGATGGAGTTCACCGAGGCCGAGAGCAACATGAACGACCTGGTGTCCGAGTACCAGCAGTACCAGGACGCCACGGCCGAGGAGGGCGAGTTCGAGGAGGAGGCCGAGGAGGAGGTGGCCTAgggccgccgcgccccgcccccggctcacCTTTCACCCTTGACCCTCACCCCCTCTCCCTCGGCGACGCCTGAACCCCGACTCCTGGACACCCCTGCTGGACTCACGCCTGCCTGCCTCACCTTTGACCCCGTGAACCCTgactcccatgagcctctgtGTCCCCGTGACGTCATTCATCTCAGCTCCCACCTGCCCTGTGCTTGCCAAGACGGGGACGTGGGAAGATGgtgggagccaggcctggagcccgCCCCCCCATGCCTTGGGGAGGGGGGCTAGGGAGcccgccccaccccactcctCTGTCTCACTTCCCATAAATAAATGCATCCATGGCCTGGTGTGTTGCTAATGAGTTCGTTTTTGCAGTTCTGAGCCCAAAAATCAAGGGCTCCCGACTGCGGGGTAGATCATGGGATCCAGGGACTGGAGGGCTCCCCGGAGGGGGCATCTGGGACTCTCTGACCGTCCACCGGGACTGTGCGGGTCGCTCCGGGTGGGCCACTTCCTGGCCTCGGGCTGCTCACCCACCCTGCTAAAGGCTAGGAGGCTGGGCGCCTGGGTTTCTCcctgtgggtgggggcaggggcctccGCCCCGGGGACGTCACCCGTTAAACTTCCTCTCTCAGCCACACAGGAAGCTGAGCCGCGCAGGGCCTGGGCCCTGAGCAAGCACAGGCCCCCGGGACCCCTGGGGACTCGGCCCCGGGCCTCTCAGCCCGGCAGGGACCATGGGATCCGCCACCGAGTAAGAGCTGACCTCGCCCCTCATCCTCCCAGGCCGGAATTCCCAGCCCAACTGGTGCAGAGgggaggtgcagggacccagagggGGCAAAGCGGGAATCGGGAGGACCCTCGGCTGTGGCCTGCACCCTAGGCCTTTGCCTCCCTCCTTCTGGCTCTGGGAGATTGTCTGCAGCTCAGGAGAGCGCACGCCTGTGGGTCTCTGGGTGTTTCCTGCCGGGGGGTCAGCGGGGTGGGTGATGGGTAGGGGGAAGGGCAGCCGGGGGTCCATGTGAGGGGCTGACCGGTGGCATGATGAGGGTGGAACGCTGGGTGGGGTGTGTGCAGCTGGCTCCTCCCTCCCCGCACCCAAGTCCCAGCATCCTCGGAGGGAAAAGAGGGGAGGGCAGAGACGGCCAGACTTGGAACCGGgcacctgctctcctccctctGATGAGAAGTGGGGGGGGTCATTAGCAGGGGCCCCTGAGGTCTTCCGGGCAGGGGACACACGGGGCTCACAGAACAGGCGGATGTCGCTCCCCTGCACACCCACGGGCAGTTTCACACTCACAGGCTCACGGAAATGCATTCagacacatgcatgtgcacacgtaCAAGTCACGCCTTCACACACATGCGAAGCTGCCTGTTCCTGGTCCACCCCATCCTCACAGCCACGCACACAGCTGCACACCCATGCACAAtcacacatgtgtgcagggtggcgcacacacacacaagcaagtCTGTGCAGCTGCTGAACCTTTGTGTGTCCCACAGGGGGAGCCCCCCCGCTGCGTTTGACTGGTTTTTCGAGGCGGCCTGCCCCGCCTCCCTGCAGGCCGGTGAGTTGGGAGcaaggggatggggtggggggatgggggtggcagggggatCGTGGGTCTGGGGCCGGGAACTTAGAGGCCGGCTTTTCCCTACAGATCCACCCATCCTGTGGCAGTTCCCCCGGGATTTCAGGGGCCAGGTACGCGGGCCAGGGCCGGTCCCCTAGGGGAGGGAACTCTACAGCTTGCACTTGGAGCCCAGGGGTGAGGCCAGCAGCCGGTGTTTCTGTCCACTTCAGGAGGCCGTGCACATGGTGCCGAAATTCTGCTTCCCTTTTGATGTGGAAAGGTAGGGAGCGGAGCCCAAGCGAGCAGGGACTCGGGCTCAGGACCCCTGACAATTAGGGACCTGTGTGGGCAGAGACTAGGGACTTGGGGGACTCAGACATCAAGGGACACCCAAAATTGGGGATTCAGACCGAGGCACCCGGATACCCAGAGACATCCAGGCGTTTGACAACCAGGAACCCACACACGCAGGGCCCCAGCCAGGACAGGTGAGGCAGCCCTGGAGCGGTGGGCAGTGGATTTAGGACACGCGGGCCTCTCTGGGACCCTCTGccacctccagggagccccccagccccgcAGCACAGCACTTCACCTTCGCCCTGACGGACCTGGCCGGAAACCGCAGGTTTGGCTTCTGCCGCCTGcgagctggagcccagagctgcctgTGCATCCTCAGGTGTGGGCTCCAGGGGGTCGGTGGGCGGGTGGGAAGGACTCCCGCCTAGGAGGGGGCGGGAAAGGGGCGTTCCCTGCaacctgtctcctctctccataGCCACCTGCCTTGGTTTGAGGTATTCTACAAGCTACTGAACACCGTCGGGGACCTCTTAGCTCAGGACCAAGTGAGACCAGTGCCCCCTCTCGCTCAGCACCTACCCCCAATAAGCCCGCAGGCCCTcccagcacagccaggcctggcctgagccctgcctctcagagtgccCCGGGCACCCTCACCCCGCACGCCTCCTCCCCAGGTTTCCGAAGTCGAGGGTCTTTTACTGAACCTGCTTCAGCAAACCCTGCCTGGGAGCCAGACCTCGGCCGGGCTGGGCCTGGTGAGTTGCCCCCAGACCCGGGGCTTTGGAGAAGGCTTTGGGGAGGTTGCACCCCAGCCTTTGAGGACCacacagctcccctcccccacccagggcgGCGGAGCGCGGGGCTCCAGCGTGCACGGcgtcctgccccctgcccccgggaCCAGCAGGCCTGTGAGTGAGGCTCGGGGACCCTGGGAGCCCCCAGAGCCCCCTGATTGGCTGATTCCCACCACCGCCCATGTCCCCCGACAGCTCTCCTGCTTCGTGGCCCCGGACGCCGACCGCCTGCCATCCATCCCTGAGAACGTGAGTGGGAATCCAGGAGGGAATCTGGGGACGCCAGTAGGGCCCCAAAACCCAGAGAGGGGGGATGCCGGACCCCAGCGCGCCCCTCCATTCCCCAGAGGAATCTGACGGAGCTGGTGGTGGCGGTGACGGATGAAAACATCGTGGGGCTGTTCGCGGCGCTCCTGGCCGAGCGGAGAGTCCTGCTGGTCTCCAGCAAGCTCAGCACCGTGAGGCGGGGCAGCGGCCGGGGCGGGGCAAGCCCGGCTCCTCCCACTTGGGGGCGGGGTCGTGGGGAGGTGGCTCCAGCTCCACCTCGGAGACCTGGAGGCAAAGTCCCGGCTCCACCTCTAAGAGGGGGAATCCGCAAAGGCTGCGCTGTAGCTCCTCCTCTTTGGGGGCCGTGCTCACTCCAGGCTCCACCCACTATGGACCAGAAGAGACCTGCCTCTGCCTTAGCTCCGCCCCTAGAGGAAAGAGGGGACCTGTTGGCTCCACCTCTTTAGGGGCGTGGCCCGGAGGCTGACTTACAGCTCCTCCCCTCTAGGGGTAGGACCAGTATATGCGCCCGGGCTCCACTCCTAGGGGCGGGACTGGGGCGGGCTTAATCTTAGCCCCGCCTCTTGGGGGGGTGGAGTCACTGGAAGCTGAGTGACAGCTCTGCGCTTTGGGGCGGGATCTAGGAGGAGCACTGCTTGTTAGCGTGGTCCCCTGAACCGAAGGACCGGGCAGGATGCGCTGGGCTGGGTTCCGGCTCCACCCGCTCTAAGCACCGTTAATGA
It includes:
- the TUBB4A gene encoding tubulin beta-4A chain, giving the protein MREIVHLQAGQCGNQIGAKFWEVISDEHGIDPTGTYHGDSDLQLERINVYYNEATGGNYVPRAVLVDLEPGTMDSVRSGPFGQIFRPDNFVFGQSGAGNNWAKGHYTEGAELVDAVLDVVRKEAESCDCLQGFQLTHSLGGGTGSGMGTLLISKIREEFPDRIMNTFSVVPSPKVSDTVVEPYNATLSVHQLVENTDETYCIDNEALYDICFRTLKLTTPTYGDLNHLVSATMSGVTTCLRFPGQLNADLRKLAVNMVPFPRLHFFMPGFAPLTSRGSQQYRALTVPELTQQMFDAKNMMAACDPRHGRYLTVAAVFRGRMSMKEVDEQMLSVQSKNSSYFVEWIPNNVKTAVCDIPPRGLKMAATFIGNSTAIQELFKRISEQFTAMFRRKAFLHWYTGEGMDEMEFTEAESNMNDLVSEYQQYQDATAEEGEFEEEAEEEVA